The following proteins are co-located in the Paralichthys olivaceus isolate ysfri-2021 chromosome 2, ASM2471397v2, whole genome shotgun sequence genome:
- the LOC109635385 gene encoding protein shisa-4-like, with amino-acid sequence MVSTVLSSRVCILCLTLLPSVWADLCRSYWDRDGVYHKIQLCGLWYCCGDCTTRYCCSGLESNLLTLEQQGGCSRSSRSVKVTLNLAAVLGVAFACLAGVLCLFLIIYLIYKKCRKRRNQTVATTTYVANVPGQPHPPYQYYPGYQPVPALHGYGGLPVPTAPPHSYMEATHPAHFPVPSPLGHPMNPLYSPGESYPPPPPYSDDMAHPPYNPSYGPTGAEPKS; translated from the exons ATGGTTTCAACTGTCTTGTCCAGtcgtgtgtgtattttgtgtttaacCCTGCTCCCGTCTGTATGGG CTGATTTGTGCAGAAGCTACTGGGACAGGGATGGTGTCTACCATAAAATTCAGCTATGTGGTTTGTGGTACTGTTGTGGAGACTGTACCACAAGATACTGCTGCAGTGGACTAGAAAGCAACCTTCTCACACTAGAGCAACAAGGAGGCTGTAGCCGCAG ctctaGAAGTGTGAAAGTAACACTCAACCTTGCTGCAGTCCTTGGAGTCGCCTTTGCATGTCTTGCTGGagtcctgtgtttgtttctcatcaTCTACTTGATTTACAAAAAGTGTCGAAAGAGACGCAACCAAA CTGTGGCAACCACCACCTATGTAGCCAACGTACCTGGGCAGCCACACCCCCCTTATCAGTACTACCCAGGCTACCAGCCTGTACCTGCCCTGCATGGATATGGAGGCCTGCCTGTACCCACAGCACCACCACATTCATACATGGAAGCAA CTCATCCAGCTCACTTTCCAGTTCCATCTCCTCTGGGACACCCGATGAACCCCCTTTATTCTCCTGGCGAGTCTTATCCACCACCGCCACCATATTCAGACGACATGGCACATCCACCCTACAACCCATCGTACGGCCCAACGGGAGCTGAACCAAAGAGTTAA